A portion of the Actomonas aquatica genome contains these proteins:
- a CDS encoding apolipoprotein A1/A4/E family protein, with the protein MNKAKRITTLLTLSSAALLFTACSEKQEANMEDAVADAKAATSEAWEDTKDVSAEAWSETKEAWNDLADATFDERNAFEEGMHNMAESIDEKTDALAAKSEDISDEMADEWDDGMDNLREARSELADSLDDLGDATADTWDEAKDRVASAWENVSEAYEDLVDDLQS; encoded by the coding sequence ATGAATAAAGCCAAACGCATCACCACTCTGCTCACCCTGAGTTCCGCCGCCCTGCTCTTCACCGCCTGCTCCGAAAAGCAGGAAGCCAACATGGAAGACGCCGTCGCAGACGCCAAGGCCGCCACCTCAGAAGCGTGGGAAGACACCAAGGACGTCTCCGCCGAAGCTTGGTCCGAAACCAAGGAAGCGTGGAATGACCTCGCCGACGCCACCTTCGACGAACGCAACGCCTTCGAGGAAGGCATGCACAACATGGCCGAGTCCATCGACGAGAAGACCGATGCTCTCGCCGCCAAGTCCGAGGACATCTCCGACGAGATGGCCGACGAATGGGACGACGGTATGGATAACCTCCGCGAGGCCCGTTCCGAACTCGCCGATTCGCTCGACGACTTGGGCGACGCCACCGCCGACACCTGGGACGAAGCCAAGGACCGCGTGGCTTCCGCGTGGGAGAACGTGTCCGAGGCCTATGAGGACC
- a CDS encoding DUF1328 domain-containing protein codes for MLSWSLTFLVIALIAGLLGFTGVAGAAAGIAKILFFVFLVLLIVSAIAGAVRGKPPVS; via the coding sequence ATGCTATCCTGGTCTCTTACCTTCCTCGTCATCGCCCTCATCGCCGGCTTGCTCGGCTTCACGGGTGTCGCCGGCGCCGCCGCCGGCATCGCGAAGATCCTCTTCTTCGTCTTCCTCGTCCTCCTCATCGTTTCCGCCATCGCCGGTGCGGTGCGAGGCAAGCCGCCGGTCTCGTAA